From Leptotrichia trevisanii DSM 22070, the proteins below share one genomic window:
- a CDS encoding acyltransferase, which translates to MIKNKDRFFNFDILKCVAISMVLFIHIVASELYNYGKISGNRWMMANIVDSLSRMCVPIFVMISGFFLLRKDEDVKIFFKKRFTKLFPKFFVYSVIFFIFTIIFKDVKDNELFSVFFRKSTYKIIISIFFQKESYHNFFSSFFQGKIYYHLWYIYMILSLYLITPFLRKVVAKIERKSINYLVFIWIIFMVLIPFLNVIFKKNIKIYSPAGQYVGYFLIGYLLAEKPLNMKKWQKYTVFLITVSLTIFLTYIFTKSSGKFFDYFYDYHSICVFISAVLFYDFFVNIFDGEKVLAKVKNVIKSVSAKTYDIYLIHPIFLFFCERILKSRMNYFLYIVTAFVIVFLLSFFTSEILNRLYKFLAGINKWREKNGR; encoded by the coding sequence ATGATAAAAAATAAGGACAGATTTTTTAACTTTGATATTTTAAAATGTGTTGCGATTAGTATGGTTTTATTTATTCATATTGTTGCAAGCGAGTTATATAATTATGGGAAAATATCTGGAAATAGATGGATGATGGCAAATATTGTAGATTCACTTAGCAGAATGTGCGTGCCAATATTTGTTATGATTAGTGGATTTTTTTTATTGAGAAAAGATGAGGATGTGAAAATATTTTTTAAAAAGAGATTTACAAAATTATTTCCTAAGTTTTTTGTATATTCTGTTATTTTTTTTATATTCACAATAATTTTTAAAGATGTTAAAGATAACGAACTATTTTCAGTTTTTTTTAGAAAATCAACTTACAAGATTATAATTTCAATTTTTTTCCAGAAAGAAAGTTACCATAATTTCTTTTCAAGTTTTTTTCAAGGTAAAATTTACTATCATTTGTGGTATATTTATATGATATTGTCGCTTTATCTGATAACGCCATTTTTACGAAAAGTTGTGGCAAAAATTGAGAGAAAAAGCATTAATTATCTAGTTTTTATATGGATAATATTTATGGTTTTGATACCATTTCTGAATGTGATTTTTAAGAAAAATATAAAAATATATTCTCCAGCTGGGCAATATGTTGGTTACTTCTTAATTGGCTATTTACTTGCAGAAAAGCCTTTGAATATGAAAAAATGGCAAAAATATACAGTTTTTTTAATAACAGTATCACTAACAATCTTTTTAACTTATATATTTACAAAATCAAGTGGAAAATTTTTTGATTATTTTTATGATTATCATTCAATTTGTGTATTTATATCCGCAGTTTTGTTTTATGACTTTTTTGTAAATATTTTTGATGGGGAAAAAGTTTTAGCCAAAGTAAAGAATGTTATAAAGTCTGTATCAGCGAAAACTTATGATATTTATTTAATTCATCCGATTTTTTTATTTTTTTGTGAAAGAATATTAAAATCCAGAATGAATTATTTTTTATATATAGTTACTGCATTTGTAATAGTGTTTTTGCTATCTTTTTTTACAAGTGAAATATTAAATAGATTGTATAAATTCTTAGCGGGAATAAATAAATGGAGGGAGAAAAATGGTAGATAA